A genome region from Deltaproteobacteria bacterium includes the following:
- a CDS encoding ATP-binding protein, which translates to MLKAGLGPFVERELKAKFGDGWAFEAKDVLSDTRLNAGNSDPTGDVAAMLVIMDRKWGEVFRHILGKSERSLVIEIIAVRNRWAHQEPFSGDDAYRALDSVERLLSAVSAPESEEVDRMKMELLRVRFDEQARSEKRKSSGIAIESGVSGGLKPWREVVTPHEDVASGRYQQAEFAADLWQVHLGEGTPEYRDPAEFFRRTYLTESLKAMLVGALRRLIFGDGDPVIQLQTNFGGGKTHAMLALYHLF; encoded by the coding sequence CTGCTCAAGGCCGGGCTCGGCCCCTTCGTCGAGCGCGAGCTGAAGGCCAAATTCGGCGACGGCTGGGCCTTCGAGGCGAAAGACGTGCTGTCCGACACCCGGCTGAACGCCGGCAACAGCGATCCCACCGGCGACGTCGCGGCCATGCTGGTCATCATGGATCGCAAATGGGGCGAGGTGTTTCGCCACATCCTCGGCAAGTCCGAGCGCAGCCTGGTGATCGAGATCATCGCGGTGCGCAACCGCTGGGCGCACCAGGAGCCCTTCTCCGGCGACGACGCCTATCGGGCCCTGGACTCGGTGGAGCGTCTGTTGTCCGCCGTCTCGGCCCCCGAGTCCGAGGAGGTCGACCGGATGAAGATGGAGCTGCTGCGCGTGCGTTTTGACGAGCAGGCGCGCAGCGAGAAACGCAAGTCATCCGGCATCGCCATTGAGAGCGGCGTGAGCGGCGGCCTCAAACCCTGGCGCGAGGTGGTGACGCCGCACGAGGATGTGGCGAGCGGGCGTTATCAGCAGGCCGAGTTCGCCGCCGATCTGTGGCAGGTGCATCTCGGCGAAGGGACGCCCGAATACCGCGACCCGGCTGAATTCTTCCGCCGGACCTATCTGACCGAAAGCCTCAAGGCGATGCTGGTCGGGGCGCTGCGTCGTTTGATCTTCGGCGACGGCGACCCGGTCATCCAGTTGCAGACCAACTTCGGCGGCGGCAAGACGCACGCCATGCTGGCGCTCTATCACCTGTTC